The following are encoded together in the Alphaproteobacteria bacterium genome:
- a CDS encoding trimeric intracellular cation channel family protein, whose protein sequence is MTLADWLIVIEIAATLAFAVSGLIVAARERLDVVGAAVVAIAAAFGGGTVRDVLLGRRPFFWVEHQEYLWAVLILAALSWPLFVRGRVAVSERVLVIPDALGLGLFSATGVGLALDAGMPMLVAVLMGVVTAVFGGVVRDVLCNRLPAALYDHQPYALCSFAGCWIAIGCVRLGVAHTTALLAGAALASALRLLAWWRGWRLPGWPTA, encoded by the coding sequence ATGACGCTCGCCGACTGGCTCATTGTCATCGAGATCGCCGCGACCCTGGCGTTCGCCGTGTCGGGGCTGATCGTGGCCGCGCGCGAGAGGCTCGATGTCGTGGGCGCCGCCGTGGTCGCCATCGCCGCGGCCTTCGGCGGCGGCACGGTGCGCGACGTGCTGCTGGGCCGGCGGCCGTTCTTCTGGGTCGAGCACCAGGAGTATCTCTGGGCGGTGCTGATCCTCGCCGCCTTGTCGTGGCCGTTGTTCGTGCGCGGCCGCGTTGCCGTGTCGGAGCGCGTACTGGTGATACCCGACGCCCTGGGGCTGGGCCTGTTTTCCGCCACCGGCGTCGGCCTGGCGCTCGATGCCGGCATGCCGATGCTGGTCGCGGTGCTGATGGGTGTGGTGACCGCGGTGTTCGGTGGCGTGGTGCGCGACGTGCTGTGCAATCGCCTGCCGGCGGCGCTCTACGATCACCAGCCCTACGCGCTCTGCTCCTTCGCGGGCTGCTGGATCGCCATCGGCTGCGTCAGGCTGGGCGTGGCGCACACCACGGCGCTGCTCGCCGGCGCGGCGCTGGCCAGCGCGCTTCGGCTGCTGGCGTGGTGGCGCGGCTGGCGGCTGCCGGGCTGGCCGACAGCGTAG
- a CDS encoding GNAT family N-acetyltransferase, which produces MLDRGAAPMILRAARTDEAATLTALCVRSKRHWGYDDDFMARCAVSLAVPDQAIARGDVQVAIDESGRPLGTAQLSLPFDDAIELDKLFVDPPVIGHGVGAALLRWALDETRARGVKRLVILADPNAAAFYEKMGARFLRMAPSDAIPGRELPFYEVDLRGQAS; this is translated from the coding sequence GTGCTCGATCGCGGCGCGGCGCCGATGATCCTGCGTGCCGCCCGGACCGACGAAGCCGCGACCCTGACGGCGCTGTGCGTGCGCTCGAAGCGCCACTGGGGCTATGACGACGACTTCATGGCGCGCTGCGCCGTGTCGCTGGCGGTGCCCGACCAGGCGATCGCGCGCGGCGACGTGCAGGTGGCGATCGACGAGAGCGGCCGGCCGCTGGGCACGGCGCAGCTCTCGCTGCCGTTCGACGACGCCATCGAGCTCGACAAGCTGTTCGTCGATCCGCCGGTCATCGGCCATGGCGTCGGCGCCGCGCTGCTGCGCTGGGCGCTGGACGAGACCCGCGCGCGCGGCGTGAAGCGGCTGGTGATCCTGGCCGATCCCAACGCCGCGGCGTTCTACGAGAAGATGGGCGCGCGCTTCCTGCGCATGGCGCCGTCCGATGCGATTCCCGGCCGCGAGCTGCCGTTCTACGAAGTCGATCTGCGAGGACAAGCGTCATGA
- the hemJ gene encoding protoporphyrinogen oxidase HemJ, translating to MLYLVLKSLHIVAVIAWMAGMLYLPRLFVYHADAEPGSKQSETFKIMERRLMRAIINPAMIATWIFGLSIAYLQDYWLQGWFILKIALVLALSGVHGAFSRWRRDFEADRNTRPARFYRVWNEVPTLLMIGIVFVVVLKPF from the coding sequence ATGCTCTATCTCGTCCTGAAATCCCTGCACATCGTCGCGGTGATCGCCTGGATGGCGGGCATGCTCTATCTGCCGCGCCTCTTCGTCTATCACGCCGATGCCGAGCCGGGCTCGAAGCAATCCGAGACGTTCAAGATCATGGAGCGCCGCCTGATGCGCGCCATCATCAACCCGGCGATGATCGCGACCTGGATCTTCGGCCTGAGCATCGCCTACCTCCAGGACTACTGGCTGCAGGGCTGGTTCATCCTCAAGATCGCGCTGGTGCTGGCGCTGAGCGGGGTGCACGGCGCGTTCTCCCGCTGGCGGCGTGACTTCGAGGCCGACCGCAACACCAGGCCGGCGCGCTTCTATCGCGTCTGGAACGAGGTGCCGACCCTGCTGATGATCGGCATCGTCTTCGTCGTCGTGCTCAAGCCGTTCTGA
- a CDS encoding carboxymuconolactone decarboxylase family protein, whose amino-acid sequence MAKAKKVAAKKVKPRPANPRVFNKGLAIRRQVLGKQYVDNSLANANEFMMAFQEITTEYCWGYVWGRDGLSKKQRSMLNLGMLAALNRGPELRLHINGAITNGVTKDEMKEIFLQVGIYCGIPACLDAFKTANEVFKERGL is encoded by the coding sequence ATGGCCAAGGCAAAGAAGGTGGCGGCGAAGAAGGTGAAGCCCAGGCCGGCGAACCCCAGGGTGTTCAACAAGGGTCTGGCGATCCGCCGCCAGGTGCTGGGCAAGCAGTACGTCGACAACTCGCTGGCCAACGCCAACGAGTTCATGATGGCTTTCCAGGAGATCACCACCGAGTACTGCTGGGGCTATGTCTGGGGCCGCGACGGACTCAGCAAGAAGCAGCGCTCGATGCTCAATCTCGGCATGCTGGCGGCACTCAACCGCGGGCCCGAGCTGCGCCTGCACATCAACGGCGCCATCACCAACGGCGTGACCAAGGACGAGATGAAGGAGATCTTCCTGCAGGTCGGCATCTATTGCGGTATCCCCGCCTGCCTTGACGCCTTCAAGACGGCCAACGAGGTGTTCAAGGAGCGCGGACTGTGA